The sequence AGAACAAGGGGGCTCAAATGAATATGTTGAGAACAAAAGTGTTACATATTATGATAGTTTCTTTGATTGGATCAGTTCTAGTTTCTTTGATTGGATCAGTTCTCTTCATTGGATGCTCTAAGAAGACACAAAAAGTTTCGCTTGGGTATGTAAGCACAGGACTCACTGGCTTAGCAGTGCAAGTAATGAAAGATCTGAAAATTCCTGAGAAATATGGAATTGAATTTGAATATCAAGGGTTTTTAGACCCATCTTCTTCAAACGATGCTTTCGTTCTGGGTAAGTATCAGGTAAACCTAGCCGCAGGTGTAAATGTAATCGCGTTAGCCAGAAGTAAAGGGTACAAGGTTCAATACTTCTTCCCCACACTGGTGAACTCTGTGAGCCTTCTGGTTAAAAAGGATTCCCTGTATAATAGTCTTTCCGACTTAAAAGGGAGAAAGACAGGGTGGTATGGGTTACCAAGTGGTGGTGGAACGGCATTTTATGTTCTGGCAAAAAAGAAAGGAATCGACATACTTAAGGATTATCAACTCATTCAATCTAAACCACCAGCTTTGCCGCCACTTTTGGAAAAGGGAGAACTTGACGCTATCGTTATTTATGAGCCCTTTGTTTCCCGAATGCTTGCCACCGGAAACTATCGGGTAATTTTAGGTCCGTTTTATCAGGAATGGGAGAAGGAAACAGGATTTAAAATGGAAATGTCTGGATTTGCAGCGAAAGATGAGTGGATAGATCAAAACTTTGATCTAATTAAAAAACTCATAAAAGCGTGGAAAGAAACGGTTGATTACATTAAAAACCACCCAAAAGAAGTCTTAGAGAAGTATCCCGATTATACAAATTTAAAAACTCCACAAGAAATTGAATTGGGCATAAAAAATATTCCTCTAATCTATACTGATGAATGGGGAACTTTAGATCA is a genomic window of bacterium containing:
- a CDS encoding ABC transporter substrate-binding protein; protein product: NKGAQMNMLRTKVLHIMIVSLIGSVLVSLIGSVLFIGCSKKTQKVSLGYVSTGLTGLAVQVMKDLKIPEKYGIEFEYQGFLDPSSSNDAFVLGKYQVNLAAGVNVIALARSKGYKVQYFFPTLVNSVSLLVKKDSLYNSLSDLKGRKTGWYGLPSGGGTAFYVLAKKKGIDILKDYQLIQSKPPALPPLLEKGELDAIVIYEPFVSRMLATGNYRVILGPFYQEWEKETGFKMEMSGFAAKDEWIDQNFDLIKKLIKAWKETVDYIKNHPKEVLEKYPDYTNLKTPQEIELGIKNIPLIYTDEWGTLDQSIQLMLNMLANDSVLITQIPEGTIKRIEE